The sequence GCAATTGGTGCGATCTATTGCGAAAGAAGTGGCATTGTCAACCTTGCGGTGGAAGGATTTATGGGAGTAGGCGCATTTTTTGGAGCATTAGCAGTGGTGTTTACAAGTAGCATTTTTCCTCAAGGGGGAATAGCGTCATTTGCAATAGCCGCGGTTGCCGCAATGGCAGGGGCAATGTTATTTTCATTGATACATGCGTTGTTGTGTATTAAATTTAAAGCGAACCAAACAATTAGTGGGGTTGTGATGAACTTGCTTGCCATGGCGCTTACAACATTTTTGACTAAGCAAATCAACGCTGTCGCATTTGGCAAACCATCATCAAAATTAGAGTTGGGGATTACAATGAAATTTGACATTCCATTTTTGTCGGAGTTGCCAATAGTGGGTGCGTTTTTTACAGAAATATATATATTTAATATTGTAATAATTGTGGTCGCGATCATTGCTTGGTATGTACTGTATCATAGAAAATTTGGAGCACATTTGCGAGCTTGTGGAGACAATCCTCATGCAGTGGCGGCCGCAGGAGTGGGAGTAGAAAAGACGAGAGTGTTAGCAATCATGGTATCTGGCGCATTGGCAGGACTAGCAGGGTTGGCATTTGCTTATTCTATATATGCGAGTTTTTCAGCAAGCTTTTATGTTGGATATGGGTATTTGGCCATCGCAGCAATGATATTTGGAAATTGGAAAATTATACCTACTTTATTTGCATGTTTAATATTTGGCTTTGCGCGATCATTTGGATATTCGTTGGGAGGAATGTTAGGGTTGCCAAGTACATTCTCAGATATAGCGATGACTATGCCATATATTTTTACATTATTGTTGTTAGTGTTCTTTTCAAAAAATAATCGGATGCCAAAAGCTTTGGGAGAAATTTATGATAAGTCTAAAAGATAAAGCTTTAATGGGTTATAAATATTGACTTAT is a genomic window of Candidatus Epulonipiscium viviparus containing:
- a CDS encoding ABC transporter permease produces the protein METIIIDGMAFALPLLISAIGAIYCERSGIVNLAVEGFMGVGAFFGALAVVFTSSIFPQGGIASFAIAAVAAMAGAMLFSLIHALLCIKFKANQTISGVVMNLLAMALTTFLTKQINAVAFGKPSSKLELGITMKFDIPFLSELPIVGAFFTEIYIFNIVIIVVAIIAWYVLYHRKFGAHLRACGDNPHAVAAAGVGVEKTRVLAIMVSGALAGLAGLAFAYSIYASFSASFYVGYGYLAIAAMIFGNWKIIPTLFACLIFGFARSFGYSLGGMLGLPSTFSDIAMTMPYIFTLLLLVFFSKNNRMPKALGEIYDKSKR